The DNA sequence AGTTCGACGCCGCCGGGCGCGGCAAACAGCGGTGTCGCAACTCCTGACATAGTTGCACCCACACGGCAGTACGGCGCGTCGGAAGTTGTATTTTCCGCCTGACGGGGCGGTGGTGTCGGCCCGATTCGCGGGCGGCCTTACAGCGCGTCGACGACCGCCTCGGTGACGTCCTCCGTCGTCGCGTCGCCGCCCAGGTCGGGCGTCCGGGGGCCTGCGTCGAGCACGTCCTCGACGGCAGCGCGAACGCGCGCAGCTTCGTCGCTGTGGCCGAGGTGGTCGAGCAGCATCGCGGCCGAGAGGATCATCGCGGTCGGGTTGGCGACCCCCTCGCCGGCGATGTCCGGCGCGGAGCCGTGGACCGGCTCGAACAGCGCGTTCTCCCGGCCGACGTTGGCCGAGGGGAGCAGGCCGAGCCCGCCGACGAGCCCCGCAGCGAGGTCCGACAGCATGTCGCCCGCGAGGTTCGGGCAGATGACGACGCCGTACTCCTCGGGCCGCATCACGAGATGCATCGCCAGCGCGTCCATCAGCGCGGTGTCGTAGTCGGCGTCGCGGGCGTCGCCGACCGCCTCAGCCGCCGCCAGGAACTCGCCGTCCGTCGTCCGCATCACGTTGGCCTTGTGGGCGATCGTCACGTCGTCGTAGCCGTTCTCGGCGGCGTAGTCGAAGCCGAACTCGGCGATGTCCCGGGAGGCGTCCTCGGTGATCACGCGGGTGAGCGTCGTCACGCCGTCGGTTATCTCGGACTCGATGCCCGAGTAGACGCCCTCGGTGTTCTCCCGGATGAACACGAGGTCGGTGTCGGGCTGGACCGCGTCGAGGCCGGGGTAGGACCGCGCCGGGCGGACGTTGGCGAACGAGCCGACGACCTCCCGGAGGGGGAGGATCACGTCGGCGGCCGTCTCGCCGGCCGCGCCGAACAGCGTCGCGTCGGCGTCGGCCGCGAGGTCGCGCGTCGCCTGGGGCAGCGCCTCGCCGGTTTCCGCCTTCACTGCGTCGCCCGCCTCGCCCTCGACGAACTCGAAGTCGGGGTCCAGCGCCGCCAGCACGTCGACTGCTGCGGGCGTCACTTCCTGTCCGATGCCGTCGCCGGGGATGACGGCGATCTGGTGGGTCATTGCTCTCCCTGACGCGTCGGTGGTTGGAAAGGGATTCGGTTACGGAAAATCAAGGAGAAAGCCCCGCGCTTCAGGGCGGGGAGGATGTCAAGGCAGGTGTCTCGAAGGACGGTTCGGCGAACGCGTGTCAGACCCGCTTGCCGTCCTCGACGTACGGGAGGCTCTCGGCCGTCTCGCGGATCGCCGCCTCGTTCGACTTCATCAGCGCGGTGGTGTCCCAGACGCCGTCGACCAGGGCCTTTCGCTGGGCGTCGTCGACGGTGACGTCGACGGTCTGACCGCCGTACGTGACCGTCTCGGCCTCCACGTCGAGGTCGATGTCGCCGTCGGGGTTCGCGTCGACCCAGTCCTGTAGCGTTTCGATCGTTTCGCTGTCGGCCGTGACCGTGGGGATGCCGAGCGCGAGACAGTTGCCCGCGAAGATCTCCGCGAACGACTCGCCGATGATTGCGTCGATGCCCCAGCGCATCAGCGCCTGCGGGGCGTGCTCGCGCGAGGAGCCACAGCCGAAGTTCGCGTTGACGACCATCACCGAGGAGTCTTTGAACCGGTTCTCGTTGAACGGGTGGTCCTTCGGATTGTCGTCGTCGTCGAAGCGCAGGTCGAAGAAGGAGAACTGGCCCAGTCCGTCGAACGTGACGACCTTCATGAACCGCGCCGGGATGATCTGGTCGGTGTCGATGTCGTTGCCGCGGATCGGCACGCCGGAGCCGGAGACGTGGGTCACCTCGGGGATCTCGACCTCGTCGGTCATGCGGAAGTCACCTCCTTCAGTTCGCGCACGTCAGTGACCTCGCCGTTGACCGCCGCCGCGACGACCATCCGGGGGTTCATCAGGACGGTGCGGCCGTCCTTGCTCCCCTGACGGCCGACGAAGTTGCGGTTCGACGACGAGGCACAGGCCTCGTCGCCCTCCAGCTGGTCCTCGTTCATCCCGAGGCACATCGAACAGCCGGCGTTGCGCCACTCGAAACCGGCGGCTTCGAAGATGTCCTTGAGTCCTTCCTCCTCGGCGGCTTTCTGCACGCGCTGGCTGCCGGGGACGACCATCGCGCGGACGTCGTCGTGGACCTCGCGGCCCTCGACGATGCGCGCTGCGCGGCGCAGGTCGGGCAGACGGGCGTTCGTACATGAGCCGAGGAAGGCCACGTCGATGTCGTACCCTTCCATCGTGTCGCCCGGTTCGACGCGCATGTGCTCCTGCGCGCGTCGGGCGGTGTCCTGCTTCTCCTCGGGGAGCGCCTCGGGTTCGGGGATGGGTTCGGTCACGCCGACGCCCTGGCCGGGGGTCGTGCCCCACGTGACGACCGGTTCGAGCTCCGACCCGTCGATGGTGACCACGTCGTCGTACTCGGCGTCCTCGTCCGATCTGATGGACTCCCAGTACTCCTTTCGCTCCTCGAACGCCTCGCCCTCTGGGATCTCGTCGCGGCCTTCGAGCCACTCGTACGTGGTTTCGTCGGGGTTGACGTAGCCCGCGCGAGCGCCGCCCTCGATGGACATGTTGCAGATCGACATCCGCCCCTCCATGTCGAGGTTCTCGATGGCCTCGCCGGCGTACTCGTACACGTAGCCGACGCCGCCCTCGGTGCCGAGGCGGCGGATGATCTCCAGAATGATGTCCTTCGCTTCGACGCCGGCCGGCAGTTCGCCGGTGACCTCGATCTTCCGGACCTTCTGTTTCTCCATCGCGACCGTGCCGGTCGCGAGCACGTCCCGGATCTGCGACGTGCCGATCCCGAACGCGAGCGCGCCGAACGCGCCGTGGGTCGAGGTGTGGCTGTCACCACAGACGATGGTCGTCCCGGGCTGGGTGAGCCCCTGCTCCGGGCCGATGACGTGGACGATGCCCTGGTCGCCCGTCGTCGGGTCCGAGAACTCGATGCCGGCCTCGCGGACGTTCTCCTCCAGTTCGGCCATCATCTCCTCGGCGGAGTCGTCGCCGTACGGCCGGGACTGGTCGGCCGTCGGGACGATGTGGTCGACCGTCGCGTGGGTCAGGTCCGGGTACGCGACCTCCAGGTCGCGCTCGCGGAGCATCCCGAACGCCTGCGGGCTGGTCACCTCGTGGATGAGGTGGAGACCGACGAACAGCTGGTCCTGTCCAGTCGGTAGCTCCGTCACCTTGTGCTCGTCCCAGACCTTGTCGTACAGCGTGCCCTGGCTCATCTGTCGGCTACGTCCTCCGACTCCGCGTCGTCGTGTTCGCCGCCGCGCTCGAAGACGCGGTTCGCCCCGTCGCCCTCGGGGGCGTCGTGGCTCACCTCGCGCATCTCGGCGGTCGGTTCCTCGTCGGACTCCGAAGCGTCATGCTCCCCGCCGTCGGCGACGACGGTTGGACCGCGCTGGAAGATCCGCCCTGTGCTACGGTCGTCGTGTGGATGCGTGTGGTCGATCTCTTTCATTTCAGTCATCGGCAGTCACCTGTTCTTTGTCGTTCTCGTTCCCCTGTTCCTCCGCCCACGCGAACAGGTCGCGCAGGCGCTCGCCCACGTCCTCGATCTCGTGGTTCTTCTCGGCCTCCCGGAGCTGGGTGTAGCTCGGGCGGCCGGCCTGGTTCTCCGCGATCCACTCCCGGGCGAACTCGCCGTTCTGGACCTGCTCCAGCGTCTCCTCCATGTTCTCCCGGACGCTCTCGTCGACGATCTCGTCGCCCTTGACTAGCCCGCCGTACTCGGCGGTGTCGGAGACCGAATCCCACATCTCGCCGAGCCCGCCCTCGTACATCAGGTCGACGATGAGTTTCAGCTCGTTCAGGCACTCGAAGTACGCCGCCTCCGGGCTGTAGCCGTTGTCGACGAGCGTCTCGTAGCCGTGCTTGACCAGCGAGGTGACGCCGCCACAGAGGACGGCCTGCTCGCCGAACAGGTCGGACTCGACCTCCTCCTGGAACGTCGTTTCGAGGACGCCCGCCCGGGCACAGCCGATCCCCTGCGCGTAGGCCAGCGCTTCGTCGGTCGCCTCGCCGGTCGCGTCCTGGTACACCGCCAGCAGCGCCGGGGTGCCCTCGTCCTTCTCGTAGTTGCGGCGGACGAGGTGGCCCGGGCTCTTGGGCGCGACCATCGTCACGTCCACGTCCTCGGGCGGCTGGATCTGGTTGTAGTGGATGTTGAACCCGTGCGCGAACTGGAGCGTGTCGCCGGGGTCGAGGTTGGGCGCGACCGCGTTCTCGTACACGTCGGGCTGGACCGTGTCGGGCACCAGCACCGAGACGACGTCGGCCGCCGCGGCGGCCTCGGACGGCGTCGCCACCGTCAGGCCCTCCTCCTCGGCGGCGGCCCGGGAGGCCGACCCCTCGCGGAGGCCGACGACCACGTCGACCCCGCTCTCGTGGAGGTTGAGCGAGTGGGCGTGGCCCTGGCTGCCGTAACCCAGGACCGCGACCGTCTTGTCCTCGATGTGCGCGCTGTTCGCGTCGTCCTCGTAATGTACCGTCGTGGTGAACTCGTGTTCGTCTGTCATCGTGTCTCCGTTGTCGCGTTCGTCTCGGTCGCGTCGCCGTCGGGCGTCGCGCCGCGTCGGTTCATCGCGTCTCCTCCGCGCCGCGCTCCAGCGCGGCGGTGCCGGTGCGGACGACCTCCCGGATGTCGAACCGCCGGAAGGTGTCGACCGCGGCGTTTATCTTCTGTCTGCTGCCCGTGATCTCGACGGTGACCGTCTCCTGGCTGGCGTCGACGGCCTCGCCGCCGTACATCTCCGCGACGGACTGGACCTGGTCGGGGGCGTCGCCGTCGACCTTGATCAGGGCCAGTTCGCGCTGGGACGCGGACGGGTCCAGCTCCGTCACCGAGATGACCGGGATGAGCTTTTCGAGCTGTTTCTTGGCCTGTTCGACGCCCGGGTCCGGCTCCTCGATGACGAGGGTGATCCGGGCGCGGTTCTCGTCCTCCGTCGGCCCGACGGTGAGGCTCTCGATGTTGAACTGCCGCCGGGAGAACAGCCCCGAGACGGCCGCCAGCACGCCGGGCTCGTGTTTGACCGTCGCCGACAGCACCGCGCGCCGCGGCTCCGGCTCCGCCTCGACTTCGGGGTCGATGCGGACGCCCTGCGAGTTGCGCCGTCCGTCGGGGTGTGGTCGCTCGTCCGGTGCCGCGCCGGGAAGTCCTCCTGTCATGCTTTGTCCTCCATTAGAGCTGGTCCAGATGGTCGGCTTGCAGTGCGAACTTCCCGTTTTTCCCGCCGCTGGGGACCATCGGGAAGACGTTCTCCTCGGGGTCGATGTGGAAGTCGATGACGCTCGGCCCGTCGTACTCGACGGCCGCCTCGACGGCGTCCTCGACGCCGTCGTAGTCCGCGACGGTATGGCCCTGTGCGCCGAAGGCCTCGGCGAGCTTGGCGAAGTCGGGACACCACGAGTACTCCGAGGCCATCCGGCGGCCCTCGAAGAAGCCGTCCTGCCACTGCCGGACCATGCCGACGTACTCGTTGTTCAGGACGGCGACGGTGATGTCCAGGTTCTCGCGAACCGCGACGGAAAGCTCCTGGATCGTCATCAGGAAGGAGCCGTCGCCCTCGAAGCAGACGACCGACTGGTCGTCGTCCGCGGCCAGTTT is a window from the Halostella salina genome containing:
- the leuD gene encoding 3-isopropylmalate dehydratase small subunit, giving the protein MTDEVEIPEVTHVSGSGVPIRGNDIDTDQIIPARFMKVVTFDGLGQFSFFDLRFDDDDNPKDHPFNENRFKDSSVMVVNANFGCGSSREHAPQALMRWGIDAIIGESFAEIFAGNCLALGIPTVTADSETIETLQDWVDANPDGDIDLDVEAETVTYGGQTVDVTVDDAQRKALVDGVWDTTALMKSNEAAIRETAESLPYVEDGKRV
- the leuC gene encoding 3-isopropylmalate dehydratase large subunit translates to MSQGTLYDKVWDEHKVTELPTGQDQLFVGLHLIHEVTSPQAFGMLRERDLEVAYPDLTHATVDHIVPTADQSRPYGDDSAEEMMAELEENVREAGIEFSDPTTGDQGIVHVIGPEQGLTQPGTTIVCGDSHTSTHGAFGALAFGIGTSQIRDVLATGTVAMEKQKVRKIEVTGELPAGVEAKDIILEIIRRLGTEGGVGYVYEYAGEAIENLDMEGRMSICNMSIEGGARAGYVNPDETTYEWLEGRDEIPEGEAFEERKEYWESIRSDEDAEYDDVVTIDGSELEPVVTWGTTPGQGVGVTEPIPEPEALPEEKQDTARRAQEHMRVEPGDTMEGYDIDVAFLGSCTNARLPDLRRAARIVEGREVHDDVRAMVVPGSQRVQKAAEEEGLKDIFEAAGFEWRNAGCSMCLGMNEDQLEGDEACASSSNRNFVGRQGSKDGRTVLMNPRMVVAAAVNGEVTDVRELKEVTSA
- the ilvC gene encoding ketol-acid reductoisomerase, with product MTDEHEFTTTVHYEDDANSAHIEDKTVAVLGYGSQGHAHSLNLHESGVDVVVGLREGSASRAAAEEEGLTVATPSEAAAAADVVSVLVPDTVQPDVYENAVAPNLDPGDTLQFAHGFNIHYNQIQPPEDVDVTMVAPKSPGHLVRRNYEKDEGTPALLAVYQDATGEATDEALAYAQGIGCARAGVLETTFQEEVESDLFGEQAVLCGGVTSLVKHGYETLVDNGYSPEAAYFECLNELKLIVDLMYEGGLGEMWDSVSDTAEYGGLVKGDEIVDESVRENMEETLEQVQNGEFAREWIAENQAGRPSYTQLREAEKNHEIEDVGERLRDLFAWAEEQGNENDKEQVTADD
- the ilvN gene encoding acetolactate synthase small subunit codes for the protein MTGGLPGAAPDERPHPDGRRNSQGVRIDPEVEAEPEPRRAVLSATVKHEPGVLAAVSGLFSRRQFNIESLTVGPTEDENRARITLVIEEPDPGVEQAKKQLEKLIPVISVTELDPSASQRELALIKVDGDAPDQVQSVAEMYGGEAVDASQETVTVEITGSRQKINAAVDTFRRFDIREVVRTGTAALERGAEETR
- a CDS encoding isocitrate/isopropylmalate dehydrogenase family protein — translated: MTHQIAVIPGDGIGQEVTPAAVDVLAALDPDFEFVEGEAGDAVKAETGEALPQATRDLAADADATLFGAAGETAADVILPLREVVGSFANVRPARSYPGLDAVQPDTDLVFIRENTEGVYSGIESEITDGVTTLTRVITEDASRDIAEFGFDYAAENGYDDVTIAHKANVMRTTDGEFLAAAEAVGDARDADYDTALMDALAMHLVMRPEEYGVVICPNLAGDMLSDLAAGLVGGLGLLPSANVGRENALFEPVHGSAPDIAGEGVANPTAMILSAAMLLDHLGHSDEAARVRAAVEDVLDAGPRTPDLGGDATTEDVTEAVVDAL